Proteins from one Microbacterium sp. Root553 genomic window:
- a CDS encoding TetR/AcrR family transcriptional regulator → MTTPATRSRENTRVRLLDAAAQLFAEVGLDGASVEAVCDRAGFTRGAFYSNFDSKDELFLMLAGSVAEQRINAVRGRVDEIAADGGLSEGCDPVELVQQIMDSAEEDRLDVMLMSEIRIRALRDAQFGAAYLAQEREMVSSIATIITDIVSVSSLELKVPAYDAARMLMLIWEGMTVRGAMAGQDSDRLRHSGSEELGRLVQLLLAK, encoded by the coding sequence ATGACGACACCCGCCACCCGCAGTCGCGAGAACACACGCGTGCGACTTCTCGACGCCGCAGCCCAGCTCTTCGCCGAGGTCGGTCTCGACGGCGCCTCTGTCGAGGCGGTCTGCGATCGAGCAGGCTTCACCCGGGGCGCGTTCTATTCGAACTTCGACTCGAAGGACGAACTCTTCCTCATGCTCGCCGGGAGCGTCGCCGAGCAGCGCATCAACGCCGTGCGCGGACGCGTCGACGAGATCGCGGCCGACGGAGGGCTCTCGGAGGGGTGCGATCCGGTTGAGCTCGTGCAGCAGATCATGGATTCGGCCGAAGAGGACCGTCTCGACGTCATGCTGATGAGCGAGATCCGCATCCGTGCTCTGAGGGATGCGCAGTTCGGGGCCGCCTACCTCGCCCAGGAGCGTGAGATGGTCTCGAGCATCGCGACCATCATCACCGACATCGTGTCGGTGAGCTCACTCGAGCTGAAGGTCCCGGCCTACGACGCGGCGCGCATGCTCATGCTCATCTGGGAGGGCATGACCGTTCGCGGAGCGATGGCCGGGCAGGACTCCGACAGGCTCCGTCACTCGGGCAGCGAGGAGCTGGGCAGGCTGGTGCAGCTGCTGCTCGCGAAGTGA
- a CDS encoding ABC transporter ATP-binding protein: MEITTTDLGLAARVQHLEKTYGSGEGTVRALDDVSVGIRRGQFTAIMGPSGSGKSTLMHIMAGLDTPTSGRAWIGDTEITGLADLDLTILRRRRVGFIFQAFNLVPTLTALGNIMLPFELDGRRPSAIEKARIDGLIETLGLGSRLQHRPHQLSGGQQQRVAIARALATAPDLVFADEPTGNLDSKTGREVLQLLATASREHGQSIAMVTHDAIAASHADRVLFLGDGRIVADHPRQSAEEISAYMLAAEVSA, encoded by the coding sequence ATGGAGATCACGACCACCGACCTCGGGCTGGCAGCCCGCGTCCAGCACCTCGAGAAGACCTACGGCTCCGGCGAGGGCACCGTCCGCGCGCTGGACGACGTCAGCGTCGGCATCCGCCGCGGGCAGTTCACCGCCATCATGGGGCCATCGGGGTCCGGCAAGTCCACGCTCATGCACATCATGGCCGGGCTCGACACCCCGACCAGCGGACGCGCATGGATCGGCGACACCGAGATCACCGGACTCGCCGACCTCGACCTGACCATCCTGCGTCGGCGTCGCGTCGGCTTCATCTTCCAGGCGTTCAACCTCGTCCCCACCCTGACGGCTCTCGGCAACATCATGCTGCCGTTCGAGCTCGACGGCCGTCGCCCGAGTGCGATCGAGAAGGCCCGGATCGACGGGCTCATCGAGACCCTCGGGCTCGGCTCCCGGCTGCAGCACCGCCCGCACCAGCTGTCCGGCGGTCAGCAGCAGCGGGTGGCCATCGCACGGGCGCTCGCGACCGCCCCCGACCTGGTCTTCGCCGACGAGCCCACCGGAAACCTCGACTCGAAGACGGGGCGCGAGGTCCTGCAGCTGCTGGCGACCGCGAGCCGCGAGCACGGCCAGTCCATCGCGATGGTGACGCACGACGCGATCGCGGCCAGCCACGCGGACCGGGTGCTCTTCCTCGGCGACGGTCGCATCGTCGCCGACCATCCGCGCCAGAGCGCCGAGGAGATCTCCGCGTACATGCTGGCGGCGGAGGTGTCGGCATGA
- a CDS encoding 1,4-dihydroxy-2-naphthoyl-CoA synthase translates to MTSAFVSDLFDPDEWVLAPGAEDYTDITAHVSTDGGVARIAFNRPEVRNAFRPHTVDELYRALDDARQNPRIGAVLLTGNGPSAKDGGWAFCSGGDQRIRGRDGYKYSDDETTVHDPARAGRLHILEVQRLIRFMPKVVIAVVPGWAAGGGHSLHVVCDLTIASAEEARFKQTDADVGSFDAGYGSAYMARQTGQKFAREVFFLAEEYSAQRAYEAGAVNRVVPHAELEREALKMARTVLTKSPTAIRMLKFAFNAVDDGLVGQQVFAGEATRLAYGTDEAVEGRDSFLEKRDPDWTSFPWHY, encoded by the coding sequence GTGACCAGCGCATTCGTCTCAGACCTGTTCGACCCGGACGAATGGGTGCTCGCGCCCGGAGCCGAGGACTACACCGACATCACCGCCCATGTGAGCACGGACGGAGGGGTCGCCCGGATCGCGTTCAACCGGCCCGAGGTGCGCAACGCCTTCCGTCCCCACACCGTCGACGAGCTGTACCGCGCGCTCGACGATGCGCGGCAGAACCCCCGCATCGGGGCGGTGCTGCTGACGGGCAACGGCCCGAGCGCGAAGGACGGCGGCTGGGCGTTCTGCTCGGGCGGCGACCAGCGGATCCGTGGCCGCGACGGCTACAAGTACTCCGACGACGAGACGACCGTGCACGATCCGGCACGCGCGGGCAGGCTGCACATCCTCGAGGTGCAGCGACTGATCCGCTTCATGCCCAAGGTCGTCATCGCGGTCGTCCCCGGCTGGGCGGCCGGCGGCGGGCATTCGCTGCACGTCGTCTGCGACCTCACGATCGCCTCCGCCGAAGAGGCCCGGTTCAAGCAGACCGACGCCGATGTGGGCAGCTTCGACGCGGGCTACGGCTCGGCCTACATGGCTCGGCAGACGGGGCAGAAGTTCGCGCGCGAGGTGTTCTTCCTCGCCGAGGAGTACTCGGCGCAGCGCGCGTACGAGGCCGGCGCCGTGAACCGCGTCGTGCCGCATGCGGAGCTCGAGCGCGAGGCACTGAAGATGGCGCGCACCGTGCTCACCAAGTCGCCGACCGCGATCCGGATGCTGAAGTTCGCGTTCAACGCCGTCGACGACGGACTCGTGGGACAGCAGGTGTTCGCAGGCGAGGCCACGCGTCTGGCCTACGGCACCGACGAAGCCGTCGAGGGTCGGGACTCGTTCCTCGAGAAGAGGGATCCGGACTGGACCTCCTTCCCCTGGCACTACTGA
- a CDS encoding o-succinylbenzoate synthase, whose product MLPPLADLLSSARIVALPLHTRFRGVDTREALLIEGPQGWAEFSPFLEYEDAEAATWLAAAIDFAWNVQPAPLRERIGVNATIPAVEAARVAEVLARFAGCRTAKVKVAEPGQTLADDIARVRAVREAMGPEGRIRVDANGLWNVDEAEHAVHALNEFDLEYVEQPCATVPELAELRTRVKYMGIPVAADESIRKSSDPLAVAREKAADLLVIKAQPLGGVTHALQIITAAGLPVVVSSALDTAVGLSQGAALAAAIPALDYDCGLGTASLFLDDVADLRPVDGSIPAGRVTPDADALTRLAASTDRRDWWLDRLARCYAVLEAR is encoded by the coding sequence ATGCTCCCACCGCTCGCAGACCTGCTCAGCTCGGCCCGGATCGTCGCACTGCCCCTGCACACCCGGTTCCGCGGCGTCGACACCCGCGAGGCGCTGCTCATCGAGGGACCGCAGGGCTGGGCGGAGTTCTCCCCCTTCCTCGAGTACGAGGACGCGGAGGCGGCGACCTGGCTCGCGGCCGCGATCGACTTCGCCTGGAACGTGCAGCCCGCGCCGCTGCGGGAGCGGATCGGCGTGAACGCGACGATCCCCGCGGTCGAGGCCGCCCGCGTCGCCGAGGTCCTGGCGCGCTTCGCCGGGTGCCGCACCGCCAAGGTCAAAGTGGCAGAACCGGGGCAGACGCTCGCCGATGACATCGCCCGCGTCCGGGCCGTGCGCGAGGCCATGGGCCCGGAGGGCCGCATCCGCGTCGACGCGAACGGGCTGTGGAACGTCGACGAGGCCGAGCACGCCGTGCACGCCCTCAACGAGTTCGATCTCGAGTACGTCGAGCAGCCCTGCGCCACGGTGCCCGAACTCGCCGAGCTGCGCACCCGCGTGAAGTACATGGGCATCCCGGTCGCGGCGGATGAGAGCATCCGCAAGTCGTCCGATCCGCTCGCCGTCGCCCGGGAGAAGGCCGCCGACCTGCTGGTGATCAAGGCGCAGCCGCTCGGCGGCGTCACGCACGCACTGCAGATCATCACGGCGGCAGGGCTTCCCGTGGTCGTCTCGAGCGCGCTCGACACGGCGGTCGGGCTCTCCCAGGGCGCGGCCCTGGCGGCCGCGATCCCGGCGCTGGACTACGACTGCGGGCTGGGCACGGCATCCCTGTTCCTCGACGACGTCGCAGATCTGCGCCCGGTCGACGGGTCGATTCCGGCCGGCCGCGTGACGCCGGATGCCGACGCCCTCACCCGCCTGGCCGCATCGACGGACCGTCGCGACTGGTGGCTCGATCGACTCGCGCGCTGCTACGCCGTGCTCGAGGCCCGCTGA
- a CDS encoding AMP-binding protein, with product MVALRSTDAEDPSELLGDLARALDGGPALGFGMLGDAPSWVSEGTAVVIATSGSSGIPKRVALSGEALRASADATAARIGAGRWLLALPAGYVAGLQVIVRSLVAGTRPVALSGRFSPASFAESTLSMLRPTSSAPSSLPELYTSLVPAQLSTLLDAADDRPVLAALQAYRAILVGGQALPEPLRERAADLGIRLVRTYGSTETSGGCVYDGVPLDTVGVRTVDGELRIAGPMLAEGYLGDGELTAKNFSRDEHGIRWYHTGDLGLLDDGVVRVHGRADNVIVSGGLNISLDRVERLVRRVPGLTGAVVVGVEDERWGEASVIVAPRGEALRRTEPEQLAHARDVVAEELGKHARPARLILVDELDLLASGKPDREAIRRAVAELD from the coding sequence ATGGTCGCGTTGAGATCGACGGATGCCGAGGATCCCTCCGAACTCCTCGGCGATCTCGCGCGTGCGCTCGACGGGGGCCCCGCGCTCGGATTCGGCATGCTCGGCGACGCCCCGAGCTGGGTCTCCGAGGGGACGGCGGTCGTGATCGCCACGTCGGGATCGAGCGGCATCCCCAAGCGCGTCGCCCTGAGCGGTGAGGCGCTGCGCGCGAGCGCAGACGCCACGGCGGCACGGATCGGCGCGGGCCGCTGGCTGCTCGCCCTGCCGGCGGGCTATGTCGCAGGCCTTCAGGTCATCGTGCGTTCACTGGTCGCCGGCACGCGGCCGGTCGCGCTGAGCGGACGGTTCTCGCCCGCGTCCTTCGCCGAGTCGACGCTCTCGATGCTCCGGCCGACCTCGAGCGCACCGAGCTCCCTCCCCGAGCTCTACACGTCGCTCGTGCCCGCGCAGCTCTCGACCCTGCTCGACGCTGCGGACGACCGCCCCGTGCTCGCCGCGCTGCAGGCGTATCGCGCGATCCTCGTCGGCGGGCAGGCGCTGCCCGAACCGCTGCGCGAGCGCGCGGCCGATCTCGGCATCCGGCTCGTGCGCACATACGGCTCCACAGAGACCAGCGGCGGATGCGTCTACGACGGGGTGCCGCTCGACACCGTCGGGGTGCGGACGGTCGACGGCGAGCTGCGCATCGCCGGCCCGATGCTCGCCGAGGGGTACCTCGGCGACGGCGAGCTCACGGCGAAGAACTTCTCGCGGGACGAGCACGGCATCCGCTGGTATCACACCGGTGATCTCGGGCTTCTCGACGACGGCGTGGTGCGGGTGCACGGACGGGCCGACAACGTGATCGTCTCCGGCGGACTCAACATCTCCCTCGACCGCGTCGAGCGGCTGGTGCGTCGCGTGCCCGGGCTCACCGGAGCGGTCGTGGTGGGCGTCGAGGACGAGCGCTGGGGCGAGGCCTCGGTGATCGTCGCCCCGCGTGGGGAGGCGCTGCGGCGCACGGAGCCCGAGCAGCTCGCGCACGCGCGCGACGTGGTCGCCGAGGAGCTCGGCAAGCACGCCAGGCCCGCGCGGCTGATCCTGGTCGACGAGCTCGACCTGCTCGCCTCGGGAAAGCCCGACCGAGAGGCGATCCGGCGCGCCGTCGCCGAGCTGGACTGA
- a CDS encoding response regulator — MIKVVLVDDQALFRAGIRMLLASQPDIDVVGEAGDGREGLEVVSRTRPDVVLMDIRMPVMDGLTATAEILSRPEPPRIVMLTTFDLDEAAARAIRQGASGFLLKDADPEFLLAAIRTVHSGSSVIAASATRELFEHFSEAPKPVPPQFAALTDREREIFALAARGLSNAEIAAREYLSEATVKTHISRILAKLSLRDRVQLVVFAFEHGLA, encoded by the coding sequence ATGATCAAGGTCGTCCTCGTCGATGATCAGGCGCTGTTCCGCGCCGGCATCCGCATGCTGCTCGCCTCGCAGCCCGACATCGATGTCGTCGGCGAGGCCGGAGACGGACGTGAGGGGCTCGAGGTGGTGTCCAGGACCCGTCCCGACGTCGTGCTGATGGACATCAGGATGCCGGTCATGGACGGTCTCACGGCGACGGCGGAGATCCTCTCGCGGCCCGAGCCGCCCCGGATCGTCATGCTCACCACCTTCGACCTCGACGAGGCGGCCGCCCGGGCGATCCGTCAGGGTGCCAGCGGGTTCCTCCTGAAGGATGCCGACCCCGAGTTCCTGCTCGCGGCGATCCGCACCGTGCACTCCGGGTCGAGCGTCATCGCCGCGTCGGCCACCCGGGAGCTGTTCGAGCACTTCTCCGAGGCGCCCAAGCCCGTGCCGCCGCAGTTCGCAGCGCTCACCGACCGGGAGCGGGAGATCTTCGCCCTCGCGGCGAGGGGCCTCTCGAACGCCGAGATCGCGGCCCGCGAGTACCTCAGCGAGGCGACGGTGAAGACGCATATCAGCCGTATCCTGGCCAAGCTGAGCCTGCGCGATCGCGTGCAGCTGGTGGTCTTCGCCTTCGAGCACGGACTCGCCTGA
- a CDS encoding class I SAM-dependent methyltransferase yields the protein MATYTHGHHATVLRSHSTRTIANSAEYLRPHLGAGMRLLDVGAGPGSITVDFAGVVGHVTATEIDEGALSLSRALATSRGLTNLDFSVEDVHSLSFADDSFDVVHTHQVLQHVGDPVQALREMRRVTAPGGVVAARDADYAGFLWFPMLPELDHWLDLYRRAARANGGEPDAGRRLLAWARAAGFEDVTATGSTWTYATPEDRAWWGGMWADRILESALARQLVDSEMATGADLRAISEAWTRWADDGDGWYLVPHGEIIARA from the coding sequence ATGGCCACCTACACGCACGGACATCACGCCACCGTCCTCCGCTCGCACAGCACTCGCACGATCGCGAACTCGGCGGAGTATCTGCGGCCGCATCTCGGGGCCGGCATGCGACTTCTCGACGTCGGAGCGGGCCCGGGCAGCATCACGGTCGATTTCGCCGGTGTGGTCGGCCATGTGACGGCGACCGAGATCGATGAGGGCGCCCTCTCGCTGTCGCGCGCCCTCGCGACGAGCAGAGGGCTCACGAACCTCGACTTCTCCGTCGAGGACGTGCACTCCCTGAGCTTCGCCGACGACAGCTTCGACGTCGTGCACACGCACCAGGTGCTGCAGCACGTCGGCGATCCGGTGCAGGCGCTCCGTGAGATGCGTCGGGTCACCGCGCCGGGCGGAGTGGTCGCCGCGCGGGACGCCGACTACGCGGGCTTCCTCTGGTTCCCGATGCTTCCGGAGCTCGACCACTGGCTCGACCTCTATCGGCGAGCCGCGCGGGCGAACGGCGGAGAGCCGGACGCCGGGCGACGCCTGCTCGCCTGGGCGCGGGCCGCGGGATTCGAAGACGTCACGGCGACCGGTTCCACCTGGACCTACGCAACGCCGGAGGACCGCGCCTGGTGGGGCGGCATGTGGGCTGACCGCATCCTCGAGTCCGCGCTCGCCCGGCAGCTCGTCGACAGCGAGATGGCGACAGGTGCCGACCTGCGGGCGATCAGCGAGGCGTGGACGCGCTGGGCCGACGACGGAGACGGCTGGTATCTCGTGCCGCACGGAGAGATCATCGCGCGCGCCTGA
- a CDS encoding ABC transporter permease — translation MSAVMESATRAVVPQTAATGPRLAWLRDRGMGASVLVAALSAAFGVVLVETTTYIGAVLQADPFIGGSETLAVVIGLLSVLLTAVAMYVAAIVTANTFSTIIAGRTRQIALMRLIGATARSQRSEVGRQGLVVGLIGAVLGLAAGLGIAAVGVGIGGQLIENVPEGFSLGQPAIALPAVGVALTTWAAAWVGSRRVLAVTPLQAIGGSVERTHEEVSRRSRHVGAWVLLIAGSLLLAGGVVAGLVSPAGVVIAFVGGLLSFTGLALGAVLFMPPVLRLVGRMFGSSATARLAAENALRYPERSSRMAIGVVMGVTLVTMFAVALESVKQMLITQVEGETPPEFFAPFDAFAAVMMVLVAVSAVIAAVGLVNLLTIGVVQRRRELGLLRSIGLSNSQVRRMVLLEATHITVAATLTGLVLGVVYGWIAAQSLLGSTPTLPDFTPAGLVAPHVPWIPVAIIVVATAVLTLVAAATPTRLATRVAPVEALAAD, via the coding sequence ATGAGCGCCGTGATGGAATCGGCGACGAGGGCCGTCGTCCCGCAGACAGCGGCGACAGGACCCCGTCTGGCCTGGCTGCGGGATCGGGGCATGGGGGCGAGCGTGCTCGTCGCGGCGCTCTCGGCGGCATTCGGAGTGGTGCTCGTCGAGACGACGACGTACATCGGCGCGGTGCTGCAGGCCGATCCGTTCATCGGGGGGAGCGAGACCCTCGCCGTGGTGATCGGTCTGCTGTCGGTGCTGCTCACCGCCGTCGCGATGTACGTCGCGGCGATCGTGACCGCCAACACGTTCTCGACCATCATCGCGGGCCGCACCCGCCAGATCGCGCTGATGAGGCTCATCGGCGCGACCGCCCGGTCGCAGCGCTCGGAAGTCGGTCGACAGGGGCTCGTCGTCGGTCTGATCGGCGCCGTCCTGGGGCTCGCGGCGGGGCTCGGGATCGCCGCAGTCGGTGTGGGGATCGGAGGACAGCTGATCGAGAACGTGCCGGAGGGGTTCTCCCTCGGTCAGCCCGCCATCGCGCTGCCGGCGGTCGGTGTCGCGCTCACCACCTGGGCCGCCGCGTGGGTGGGATCGCGGCGGGTTCTCGCGGTCACACCGCTGCAGGCGATCGGCGGCTCGGTGGAGCGCACCCATGAGGAGGTCTCGCGCCGCAGTCGTCACGTCGGCGCCTGGGTGCTGCTGATCGCCGGCTCGCTGCTGCTGGCGGGGGGAGTGGTGGCAGGGCTGGTGAGTCCCGCCGGCGTGGTGATCGCCTTCGTCGGCGGTCTGCTGTCGTTCACGGGTCTCGCGCTCGGCGCCGTGCTGTTCATGCCGCCGGTGCTGCGACTCGTCGGTCGCATGTTCGGGTCGAGCGCGACCGCACGGCTCGCCGCCGAGAACGCGCTGCGTTACCCCGAGCGGTCGTCGCGCATGGCGATCGGCGTGGTCATGGGGGTCACGCTCGTCACGATGTTCGCGGTCGCGCTGGAGTCAGTCAAGCAGATGCTGATCACCCAGGTCGAGGGAGAGACACCCCCGGAGTTCTTCGCGCCGTTCGACGCCTTCGCCGCCGTGATGATGGTGCTCGTCGCCGTCTCCGCAGTGATCGCCGCCGTCGGGCTGGTGAATCTGCTGACCATCGGGGTCGTGCAGCGTCGTCGAGAGCTGGGACTGCTGCGTTCCATCGGGCTCTCCAACTCTCAGGTGCGCCGCATGGTGCTGCTCGAGGCCACGCACATCACCGTCGCGGCGACGCTGACGGGGCTCGTGCTGGGAGTGGTCTACGGATGGATCGCCGCGCAGTCGCTGCTCGGCTCGACGCCGACCCTGCCGGACTTCACCCCCGCCGGGCTTGTGGCCCCGCACGTGCCGTGGATTCCCGTCGCCATCATCGTCGTCGCCACGGCGGTGCTGACCCTGGTCGCGGCTGCGACACCGACGCGGCTCGCCACGCGGGTCGCGCCGGTCGAGGCGCTCGCCGCCGACTGA
- a CDS encoding ATP-binding protein: MIRPLSRTALVLDIVGAALLFVVLTPFSVAFYGPGTGSATAGGASVVAVVVAGLLMCGGVAIGRLAPALALVAAWAGAIVQMSASLGPLPLDLGILLVLYATAAWGSRAVLWWGFGSALFGGLVAAVYMVAVTGVGSGSSGWDQLTIGTLLLVLSILALGFAWVCGLLWRVVLRARRTRSAQLQAESLAAEEQERVRIARDMHDIVAHSLAVVIAQADGARYAAAAKPEMATEALGTIAQTARSALSDVRLLLTQLRHRQGDGPQPTLADLEALFAQVRQAGIEPRITVDPTPPGEPPGAIQLAVYRILQEALTNAIRHGDGAVDVHLAWLPDRVDIDVRNTVGRELSSSSGGHGVIGMRERAQLVGGSLQAEREGTRFVVRASLPIGEIA, from the coding sequence GTGATCCGCCCGCTCTCCCGCACGGCGCTCGTGCTCGACATCGTCGGGGCGGCGCTGCTCTTCGTCGTCCTCACCCCGTTCTCCGTCGCCTTCTACGGGCCGGGGACGGGCAGCGCGACCGCCGGCGGCGCCTCGGTCGTCGCGGTCGTCGTGGCCGGGCTTCTGATGTGCGGCGGTGTCGCGATCGGCCGGCTCGCCCCCGCTCTCGCCCTCGTCGCCGCCTGGGCGGGTGCGATCGTCCAGATGTCGGCGAGCCTCGGTCCGCTCCCTCTCGATCTCGGGATCCTGCTGGTGCTCTACGCGACGGCGGCCTGGGGCTCGCGTGCCGTGCTCTGGTGGGGGTTCGGCTCGGCGCTCTTCGGCGGCCTCGTCGCCGCCGTGTACATGGTGGCCGTCACGGGTGTCGGCTCCGGGTCCAGCGGCTGGGATCAGCTGACCATCGGCACTCTGCTCCTCGTTCTCTCGATCCTCGCCCTCGGGTTCGCCTGGGTGTGCGGTCTGCTGTGGCGGGTGGTGCTGCGAGCCCGCCGCACCCGTTCCGCGCAGCTGCAGGCGGAATCCCTCGCGGCCGAGGAGCAGGAGCGCGTGCGCATCGCCCGCGACATGCACGACATCGTGGCGCATTCGCTCGCCGTGGTCATCGCCCAGGCCGACGGTGCGCGGTACGCCGCCGCGGCGAAGCCCGAGATGGCCACCGAGGCGCTGGGCACCATCGCCCAGACCGCGCGATCAGCGCTCAGCGACGTGCGCCTGCTGCTCACCCAGCTGCGCCATCGTCAGGGCGACGGGCCGCAGCCGACGCTCGCCGACCTCGAGGCGCTGTTCGCCCAGGTGCGTCAGGCGGGCATCGAGCCGCGCATCACCGTCGACCCCACCCCGCCGGGCGAGCCGCCGGGGGCGATCCAGCTCGCCGTGTACCGCATCCTGCAGGAGGCGCTCACCAACGCCATCCGGCACGGCGACGGCGCCGTCGACGTGCACCTCGCGTGGCTTCCCGATCGCGTCGACATCGACGTGCGCAACACGGTCGGTCGCGAGCTCTCGTCGAGCAGTGGAGGGCACGGAGTGATCGGCATGCGCGAACGTGCCCAGCTCGTCGGCGGTAGCCTTCAGGCGGAGCGCGAGGGCACCCGGTTCGTGGTGCGTGCCTCGCTCCCGATCGGAGAAATCGCATGA